The Halomonas sp. 'Soap Lake #6' genomic sequence CACATCAACGCTTTCTTTGTGTGATATACCGCGCATGGCAGCGAACAATATTGCGATGCAGTGGTAATACAGCGGCGGCTGACTCAACATAGGCGGTAGCTCTACCGCGAATGTCGATAACAACATGAATGATAAGGAGATGCTTGCTATGAATGACCGGAGTGCACAGCGTCTGGCGATGCTGCAAGAAGCGCTTGCCAGCGGAGGAACCTTGCACCTACGGGATGCTGCCGAGCTGTGCGGTGTGTCTGAAATGACCATTCGGCGAGATCTCTCTACACAACCATCTCCAATTAGCCTGCTAGGCGGACGCCTGGTAATGGCGAGTTATCCTGGCGTAACTCCGGTATATGATCTTACCGAGCAACAGGCTAGCCATTACCAAGTGAAGCACCGCTTATGCCAGCGTGCCGCCCGCTTTATAGAGGAGGGCGACACACTTTTTATCGACTGTGGTTCAACATTGATCCCGCTGCTGGGACAACTGAGCCATTTTCGCGAGCTTACCGTTGTCACTTATGCGCTTAACGTCGCTAATTCTGTGGCTGCGCTGCCTAATGTACGGTTGGTGCTGTTGGGTGGACTATTTCATTCCTCATCGCAATCCTTTGGTAGCGATGGGATGCGGGCATCCATCGAGCGCTTGGGTATCAACAAAGCGTTAATTTCCGCCGCAGGTGTTGATTGTGAGCGTGGTGTAAGTTGTTTTCACTTCCATGAAGTGGCGCCTAAACAAGCCGCGATTGCCACTGCTATGCAGCGCTTGCTGATTGTCGATGCCAGCAAGTTTGGGTTAGTGCGCCCAGCCTATTTTGCCTCGTTGTCTGATTTCGATATTGTTGTGACCGACGATGAGCGCGCGCCTGAATTGTTAAACCGCCACCTGCAGACATCGCTCAGCGTAACGGTTGCTTAGCATATCTTTGAGTGTTCTGGGTGCGGCAAAGCGTCTCTTTCTGATTGACTCAGATCAATAGAAAATACTTTAGTCTTAGTTTATGCACGTATCGTGCTGGCTATGGCTCGCTACCAACCCCATCCGGTAGCGCATATTTTTCCCGGAGCAACGCACACACACTGTTTTGGGAAAAGTATGGGGTATTAGTTAGCGTGCTATTTAGGTTGCTATTTAGCAGGCTTGTTATTTGGCTAGTTTGTTGACGATACAGTTGGCTGGGTAGCTGTCTTAGTAACTGTCTTAGTTAGTAACTGCCTTAGTAGCACGCTATTTTGGACCACTCTCTGACGAGATCACACCATGCAACGACATACCCTCTGGCGCAGGCGAGGCACTCTTGTGCTCGTCGTATTGTGCCTGTTGTTAACGGGCTGCAGTTCTGCATTGCTGGATCCTAAGGGGCAGATTGGCGTTGAGCAGCGCTCGCTAATCCTGACCTCGTTTGGGCTGATGCTGATTGTGGTTATTCCCGTGATTGCCATGACGCTACTGTTCGGTTGGCGCTATCGGCGCAGTAATAGCGTGGCTAAGTATCTGCCTGACTGGGCCCACTCCAATGTGATTGAGGCTGTCGTCTGGATCGTGCCTTGCGCGATTATCGCTGTTCTTGCGCTGTTAACCTGGCAAACCTCCCATAGTCTGGATCCCCACAAGTCTATCGAAAGCGATACTGCTCCGATGGAAATCCAGGTGGTGGCACTAGATTGGAAATGGCTGTTTATCTACCCCGAGCAGGGCATTGCCAGTGTCAATGAACTGGCCTTTCCGGTGGATACGCCAGTGCGCTTCCGGGTCAGCTCCGGCTCGGTTATGAACGCCTTTTTTATTCCCCATCTCGGTAGCCAGATCTATGCCATGGCGGGCATGGATAATGATGTCCACCTGATTGCGGATGAAGTTGGCGTTTACCCTGGCCGCTCCACCAATTATAGCGGAGCAGGCTTCTCGGGAATGACGTTCGATGCTCGCGTGACCACCCCCGCTGAATTTGATGAGTGGGTTGCAAGCGTGCGGGCTTCCGGCGAAACCCTGACTTACCCCGACAGCTATAGCGATTTAGCTAAGCCGAGCGAATATCACCCGGTGGAGTACTTCTCTGCGGTATCACCTGAATTATATGAGTCGATTCTGACGAGCTTCCACACCGGAGGTGTCGGTCATGGAGGTCATGGTGGCCACAGCGAAGTCATGGGCGATGTTCACGACAGCCATGGTGAGTCTGGCGAGCTAGAAAACGCGAGCGCTAACCATCATCAGGCCGCTTTCGGCCACGTTACCAATCAACATGCCAGTGAGGATCATGCCATGAATGGCCATCCCACAAGCGTTGAAGCGGGGGGTTAAGCATGTTTGGAAAACTGACGTTAGAGTCGATTCCGTATCACGAACCGATCATTATGATTGTAGCGGCCTTTATGGCCATTGGTGGTGTCGCGTTATTAGGCGCGTTAACGTACTACCGTAAGTGGGGCTGGCTGTGGAACGAGTGGTTTACCTCCGTTGACCACAAAAAGCTCGGCATTATGTACTTTGTGGTGGCGCTGGTCATGCTGCTGCGTGGCTTTGCAGATGCCATTATGATGCGTACTCAACTGGCCATGGCGGCTGGTGGAGCCGCAGGTTACCTCCCTCCTGAACACTATGACCAGATCTTCACTGCCCACGGCGTGATCATGATCTTCTTTGTCGCGATGCCGATGGTCATTGGGCTAATGAATCTCGTAGTGCCGCTGCAGATTGGCGCACGCGATGTTGCCTTTCCTTTCTTGAATAATCTGAGTTTTTGGCTGTTCGCTGTTTCGGCGATTCTGGTCAATATTTCCCTCGTCGTGGGGGAGTTTGCCAAAACCGGCTGGCTCGCTTACGCGCCTCTTTCGGGGATAGAGTTTAGTCCAGGGGTGGGGGTCGATTACTGGATATGGGCGTTACAGATATCGGGGAT encodes the following:
- a CDS encoding DeoR/GlpR family DNA-binding transcription regulator: MNDRSAQRLAMLQEALASGGTLHLRDAAELCGVSEMTIRRDLSTQPSPISLLGGRLVMASYPGVTPVYDLTEQQASHYQVKHRLCQRAARFIEEGDTLFIDCGSTLIPLLGQLSHFRELTVVTYALNVANSVAALPNVRLVLLGGLFHSSSQSFGSDGMRASIERLGINKALISAAGVDCERGVSCFHFHEVAPKQAAIATAMQRLLIVDASKFGLVRPAYFASLSDFDIVVTDDERAPELLNRHLQTSLSVTVA
- the cyoA gene encoding ubiquinol oxidase subunit II encodes the protein MQRHTLWRRRGTLVLVVLCLLLTGCSSALLDPKGQIGVEQRSLILTSFGLMLIVVIPVIAMTLLFGWRYRRSNSVAKYLPDWAHSNVIEAVVWIVPCAIIAVLALLTWQTSHSLDPHKSIESDTAPMEIQVVALDWKWLFIYPEQGIASVNELAFPVDTPVRFRVSSGSVMNAFFIPHLGSQIYAMAGMDNDVHLIADEVGVYPGRSTNYSGAGFSGMTFDARVTTPAEFDEWVASVRASGETLTYPDSYSDLAKPSEYHPVEYFSAVSPELYESILTSFHTGGVGHGGHGGHSEVMGDVHDSHGESGELENASANHHQAAFGHVTNQHASEDHAMNGHPTSVEAGG